In Dromiciops gliroides isolate mDroGli1 chromosome 5, mDroGli1.pri, whole genome shotgun sequence, the following are encoded in one genomic region:
- the MYG1 gene encoding MYG1 exonuclease, producing the protein MGHLFLRSLLFLALPSTPLRASRRLGLEPAPSPKRPRDDLMAPARPRIGTHNGTFHCDEALACALLRLLPEYREAEILRTRDPSLLATCDVVVDVGGEYDPQRHRYDHHQRSFTESMSSLRPGKPWQTKLSSAGLVYLHFGQRLLAQLLDTSIDDRVVDTLYDKMYEYFVEEVDAVDNGISQCEGGKPRYALTTTLSARVARLNPTWNQPNQDTEAGFHRAMELVREEFLQRLDFYKRSWLPARALVEKALANRFQVDPSGEIIELSHGGCPWKDHLFDLEPGLTPLVPIAFVLFPDQNGQWRVQCVPRELHSFESRLPLPEQWQGLRDEALDQISGIPGCIFVHANGFIGGHRTKEGALSMARATLAQRQIPLASNGSQ; encoded by the exons ATGGGTCATCTCTTCCTCCGCAGCCTCCTCTTCCTGGCGCTCCCCTCCACGCCGCTGCGGGCCTCTCGCCGGCTGGGCCTCGAGCCCGCTCCGTCCCCCAAGCGGCCCCGTGACGACCTCATGGCGCCGGCCCGGCCCCGCATCGGGACCCACAACGGCACCTTCCACTGCGACGAGGCGCTGGCGTGCGCGCTGCTGAGGCTGCTGCCCGAGTACCGG GAGGCGGAGATCCTGCGCACCCGCGATCCGTCGCTGCTGGCCACGTGCGACGTGGTGGTGGACGTGGGCGGCGAGTACGACCCGCAGAGACACCGCTATGACCATCACCAGAG gtCTTTCACGGAGTCCATGAGCTCCCTGCGGCCCGGGAAGCCCTGGCAGACGAAGCTGAGTAGCGCGGGACTGGTCTATCTGCACTTTGGCCAGAGGCTCCTGGCCCAGCTGCTGGACACCAGTATAGACGACCGAGTTGTGGATACCCTGTATGACAAG ATGTATGAATATTTTGTGGAGGAAGTCGATGCGGTGGATAATGGGATCTCCCAGTGCGAGGGAGGAAAGCCTCGATATGCACTGACCACCACCTTGAGCGCTCGGGTGGCCCGGCTTAACCCTACCTGGAACCAGCCAAATCAGGACACAGAG GCCGGCTTTCATCGTGCCATGGAGCTAGTACGTGAGGAGTTTCTACAGAGACTAGATTTCTATAAGCGCAGCTGGCTACCTGCCCGGGCCCTGGTGGAAAAAGCCCTGGCAAATAGATTCCAG GTGGACCCAAGTGGAGAAATTATAGAGCTGTCTCATGGTGGCTGTCCCTGGAAAGACCATTTGTTTGACCTTGAACCTGGGCTGACCCCCTTAGTGCCCATTGCATTCGTGCTCTTCCCTGACCAGAATGGACAATGGCGAGTACAGTGTGTGCCAAGAGAGCTTCACTCATTTGAGAGCAG GCTGCCCCTGCCTGAGCAATGGCAGGGCCTTCGGGATGAGGCCCTGGACCAGATTAGTGGGATCCCTGGCTGCATTTTTGTTCATGCTAATGGCTTCATCGGTGGGCACCGAACCAAAGAAGGTGCCCTGAGTATGGCCCGTGCCACCCTGGCCCAGCGCCAAATACCTCTGGCTTCTAATGGATCTCAATAA
- the PFDN5 gene encoding prefoldin subunit 5: protein MAQSVNITELSLPQLELLKNQLDQEVEFLSSSIAQLKVVQTKYVEAKECLNVLNKNNEGKELLVPLTSSMYVPGKLHDVEHVLIDVGTGYYVEKSADDAKDFFKRKIDFLTKQMEKIQPALQEKHAMKQAIMEMMSQKIQQLTALGATQAAAKA from the exons ATGGCGCAGTCAGTGAACATCACGGAGTTGTCGCTGCCGCAGCTGGAGCTGCTCAAGAACCAGCTGGACCAG GAGGTGGAGTTTCTCTCCTCATCCATCGCGCAGCTCAAGGTTGTACAGACCAAATACGTGGAGGCCAAGGAGTGTCTGAATGTGCTGAACAAGAACAACGAGG GGAAAGAATTACTCGTCCCATTGACCAGTTCT ATGTATGTACCTGGGAAGTTACATGATGTGGAACATGTTCTCATTGATGTAGGAACTGGCTACTATGTGGAGAAG TCAGCTGATGATGCTAAAGACTTCTTCAAGAGGAAGATTGACTTCCTCACTAAGCAGATGGAAAAAATTCAGCCAGCTTTGCAGGAGAAGCATGCCATGAAGCAAG ctATCATGGAGATGATGAGCCAGAAGATTCAGCAGCTCACAGCGCTGGGGGCGACCCAGGCGGCAGCCAAGGCTTGA